In Vitis vinifera cultivar Pinot Noir 40024 chromosome 4, ASM3070453v1, the genomic window TTCATCATAATTGTTGGTAATACACCTGAAAATTGTTTGTTTCctggaaaaatatttcaatcaaAAGAAGCAGACCTCAtccattttgattttcaaacttcaatGTTGCTCAAGTTTGCTTTGTTTCAACAGGGGATCACACTACTCTGGTTAACTGCCATGATTCCATGGTTGAAACCTCCCCCATGTGACCAATTGAATGATAATTGCAACTCTGCAACACCAGCCCAACTTGCTGTCTTATTCACTTCTCTTGGGCTAATCTCAGTTGGAGCTGGCTGCATCAGACCTTGTTCGATAGCCTTTGGTGCAGACCAATTAGACAATAAAGAAAACCCCGATAATGACACAGTCTTGCAAAGCTTCTTCAATTGGTATTATGCTTCCATTGGAGTATCAACAGTGATAGCTTTAACATTTATAGCATACATTCAAGATCACTTGGGATGGAAATTCGGGTTTGGAGTTCCTGTAATTCTCATGGTCTTCTCTGCTCTCATGTTTGTCCTTGGCTCGTCTCTTTACATCAGAGTGAAGCCTGGCAAGAACTTGCTTACTGGATTTGTTCAAGTTTTAGTGGTGGCGTTTAAGAACAGATGCCTAACTCTTCCAACTGATTCTGTTGGATATTACAATCACAGCAGTGATCCCAAATTCCTTGCTCCAACTAGTGAGTTAAGGTATAGTCATTATCAGCTTCATGACTCAATTATTTTATGACTTGTTCAGGTATCATGATACTAAATTATTCGTGAAATTAAATGCTCGGTCACAATCTCATTGTTTCTGTTTCTTTACTAAGAATATGAGTCCATGGTTCACAAACCCTACTTTATTTCTGTTTGTAGGTGCCTGAACAAAGCTTGCATAATCAGGGATCCCAACAGAGACTTAAACTCAGATGGGTCGACTTCAAATCCATGGAGTCTTTGTTCAGTGGAACTAGTAGAGTCAGTCAAATCTCTTCTTAGAGTCATTCCCCTATGGTCCACAGGTATCATGATCCTAATGAGCATGGAGCAGACTTCATTTTCCACTCTCCAAGCAAACACCATGGATAGACATATTACCCCAAATTTTGAAATCCCAGCAGGGACATTTTCAGTGTTCACAATCATCACTCTTACAATATGGTTACCAGTTTATGACTGCCTACTTGTTCCCATATTGGCAAGATACACTGGCCAGCTGCGCGGCCTCAGCCCCAAAGTTCGAATGGGAATAGGGTTGGTATTGTCTTGCATGGCCATGGCAGTGGCAGCAGCAACTGAAATGATAAGACGGAGAATTGCCACTAAACAAGGACTAGAAGACCAACCTGCTGCCACAGTGAACATGTCTGCACTGTGGCTACTTCCACAATATGTCCTTCTTGGACTGGCCGAAGCTTTTAATGGAATTGGGCAGAATGAGTTTTATTACTCTCAGTTTCCCAAGAGCATGTCAAGCCTGGCAGGGGCTCTTTTCACACTTGGACTGGCTCTATCTAGCTTTGCAGGAAGTCTCCTGGTGAATGTTGTGAATAGTGTCACAACCAAAGGAGGGAAGGAAAGCTGGTTGTCAAGCAACCTCAATAAAGGTCACTTGGATTATTATTATGGACTGATTGCTGTATTGGGTATGATTAACTTCATTTACTTTCTTGTTTGTTGTCGGTTATATGGACCTTGTGAGGATGAAAAGACTAAACTCTCTGGTGAGGTGGAAGTTGATCAATTTCTGTATAGTGCTTTGCCTTCATCTTGATGTGTATACATGTCTTTCATCTGTACCAAATTATCAATGCTATTGGGATGCTTTCCCTCATGTCTCCGCTtttgttcttttcctttttgtcattTGTATATGCAGAAGTGAACCAAGCTGATTCCCTCAATGGTTTTATAGTCATGTCCAAAAGGCAGTGGGGGCAATAAGCGAACTAGCTAGATAACCATTCTTGAGAACCAAAGCTCATTTCTTAGGAGGTGCGGGTTACCATACTTAACAACCCCTCTCCCAACACGAGGCTCTTGTGAGCTAAACCCATGACCAAACTCCGGTTTCAATTATTGATCCCAAGACTTCAACCACCATTCGAAAACTAAATGCTTCTGAACAATTCTTTTATcacaaaagaaaaagtgaaaagaaacaAGGGCCGGAAAGAATGTGGAGGTTCAGGGAGGGGTGGACCACCTGTAGAACGCCTTCATCCTACAGATGATGACAACAAAAATGATGACAAATTAATGTAGGCAGCTTCTTCAAATTTATGCACAACAAACACTTGGCATCTTTATTCATTCATTACTTCTCAATCAACGTTAGACAGCATCATAGTACGGACGAtgaatgttttctttttcacttgCCAAAGGAGTACTGTGGTCCTCGGACCCCCATACTCTACCCATTATAGTTGGGTGTTTGTTTTCCTCCGAAAAGATAGAAATCTTAGACCTCCTAAGATTTacctttaataaaattaaagacaaAATGCATTTAGACAGAAGATCTTatgaaaatatgtttagaaattgaaaagtaTTTATAAGATTTTCATGCTGGAATTAACAGAAAAATAGTTGCTTTCCTTgctaatttcatttatttttattaaaatgttttctcaAGCTTTTGTACttgttcatcatttttatttccgTTAAAATCTCAGCTAAATAAGATCTTATGAATTATAGTTTAATAAATCATAATAGATCTACAAAATTCACCAAATGTCATTGTGATAAAAAGCATCTTACTAAATTGCTTGCAATGTTGAGTTGTTTTGGTAATACCTTGTTACTTTATATTGGTACTAACACCTTGAATCTTTTCTCTGCTTACTCTCTCATATTAAGTagatgttttgaaaattaacttaataatttaaagtgacttaatatcttaatttaaggtattaagtattaagaatgtttgataaaataacttaatagtatgacttaaagtaaaaaacaactttaaataataaataaaaacaattaacttattcttaaatttacatgtttattttacctttttactttCATTTGTCTTAATTACTTTTATGATCTCCTTTACTACTCTAATACCTCCTTTGCcctagttataatttataagggtaaaaatgtcaatttaatgatttaaaataagttttaagttaattttatcaaataaccttaatacttaaagtaagaattaagtaataagttttaaatcaacaatttaagtataatttaactttaaattaacttaaatcattaagtaacaaaaattaagttttatcaaatactccataaatttttgtatgaatGATGAAAACCTTACAAACATAAAATGAGTGGAGAGACGGACCAAGATTCCTTTTATATCATTTCAAGTGACATTTCATCAAAAGTCATAAATGGATACTTTCTTCTAACTTATACAAATCTATCTTTTCCATTTCCATATAGTATTTATTGTATATGAAAACTTTAATGTAAATATATGATTTTGGTCCTTATATCTTGTATGCAATTTAATAAGTTTATAACTTTGACCataactttgaattttttcatacACCTTATATATTTAATCTTTGCACATACATTAATAGACTGCGACTTCATGAATCCTCAGAATACGGGAATTAGCTCAATCTGGTCTTGAAAACCACAATCCCAACAATTTCATATGAATTGAACCCAAATAGATCCATGGTTTTACGGCCATAACGATGGTCTTATTGATTCCAGGTAACAGTGGCACAAAGTACTTATTTTCATAGGCTATGCATGCCTCATACTTGATAAAGACATAATTAGGAGCAACTCCATGAGATTAAGAAACAAAGCTGGCGTGGAAGCTGGCTGCGGACAGTTGCTTAATGAATTCAACCACAACAGTGACGGAATTGTTAGCGGCAAGAGAAGTAAAGGTAGCAGCCTCATTTGACTGGGCAGACCCACCTCCGGCCAAGTCGGAAAGAGCCCGGAAGGCGATGAAGGCTACTCTCTGCTGCAGACAGATGAGTGCAACCGCTGCGCTTTCCATGTCCACAGGGCTTACCTGGAATTTATCGTATATGAAGGCACGGTAAGCCGCATTGTCTAGATAAATGCTTGCGCTTGTTCCTCTTAATACACTCACCACCTTTGGTGTCTCAGTCAAACATGTGGTTGAGTTCACACACCCCTCCAGCTCCAAAgcctgagaaccaaacataacttaagtAGAAGAATGAAAGCTCTCTTGTTTTGTGAGGTAGAAAAGACCTTACCAATAGGTTTTGGGAAAGCTGAAAGTAGAGGGAGTCAACAGGAACCCAAAAGGCATGTTCCCTTTCCTCAGGAGTTCCATCCACAGGGAACACTTCCTCTGGTTGATACCAAACATTGTTCAACAGGTTGTCATAGGAACTGCTGCTGCTCACATTTACTGTATAATTTGCAAACTTTAAGTACCCAATCTCCCTGGTGTAGTCCCCATTTTCTTCCAAAGCTATCTCATCCTCAGGCCCATCTCCATACCTCTGCCCCCATCACATAACTTCAATTAAAACCAAATTTTATACCCCAAACCCACTCACCCCTATTACCTTGAAAGTACAAGAAATATGAAAGCTAGAAAGTGGTGACTACTACCTGCCAATTCCAAAGAGCAGTATGAGCCCAATACTGAGGAATGGTGACATCTCCAATATTCAGAGATGGGTTTGCATTCCCAGCTATCCCATAGTGCACTACTCCTTCTATATCAAAGGTACTCAACAATAGCTGGGTAGTTATTCCTGCATTTATCTGCATTATAAACCCAAAATGATAAGGAATATATTCATCATAAAACTgcagaaaaaaaatagaaaacttgaaaaaaaaaaaaatcataattagaagctaaaagaagagaaaattcaaCTTGAAACGAAAAAATAATACCATGCTCAGTCCTGTCATGACCAATATGACTTTCTTGTCAGCAATGGTCCCAAATCGAAACCTTCTACCTTCACACACAGAATAACATACATGCAAAAAAAATATGTGAAgttaaactaaattaaactaGGGTATAACAGAAAGTAGGTCTTTTTCATCGAACCCAAATCCAGCCAGCTAAATCTAGCTACCTGCAAAATCTATGGTTAGGTTACTGGCTGTGTAGTTTGGAGATTGAAGAAGAGGGTTCATCTCAAAGAGGTTAGGGATGACCAACCCTAAATAAGGTCCATTCCTGTTAGCCTCATCGATCATTTCTTGGGTTTCTTCTCGTATTAATGCACCATTTCCTTCTTGTGCATGCATTATCATTGCAGCACAGAGAAGCATCACAACAACTTCATAGTTTCTCATTTTCCTTAGGCTTGAGTATGGATCAACAGCTACGAACCAGTATTTATAGGACAAATATTGTATGTAATTATCTTATTAAATTTAGCAGCGCCAACCCATGTGAAAAGTATGCCCTACCAACTAAGGCAtaagtaaaatatatatgagAGTTGCATCAAGAATCGATTCTCAAGCACAATATCATGTGGTTGTAGTACTTGTATACAACCTTGAATTATTTCATGAGCCATGATACAAATACAAACAAGGAGAGGCTATGCCAATACCTAATCCAGTGCTTGGGTTGTGTCTTTTTTTCGGTGTAAGTTCTTCCTGGAGTTTGGTAGGAATGTAGAATATATGGACTGAGTCATCCTCACGGGATAGTAGTGGTGCCTTTGGACCACATTTCCTGGATTTTGTTAGGATTG contains:
- the LOC100242385 gene encoding bark storage protein A gives rise to the protein MRNYEVVVMLLCAAMIMHAQEGNGALIREETQEMIDEANRNGPYLGLVIPNLFEMNPLLQSPNYTASNLTIDFAGRRFRFGTIADKKVILVMTGLSMINAGITTQLLLSTFDIEGVVHYGIAGNANPSLNIGDVTIPQYWAHTALWNWQRYGDGPEDEIALEENGDYTREIGYLKFANYTVNVSSSSSYDNLLNNVWYQPEEVFPVDGTPEEREHAFWVPVDSLYFQLSQNLLALELEGCVNSTTCLTETPKVVSVLRGTSASIYLDNAAYRAFIYDKFQVSPVDMESAAVALICLQQRVAFIAFRALSDLAGGGSAQSNEAATFTSLAANNSVTVVVEFIKQLSAASFHASFVS
- the LOC100245775 gene encoding protein NRT1/ PTR FAMILY 1.2, whose product is MEQIIAEDQMGFAPNPNRSRYPPPKPRYGGFRTMPFIIVNQSLEKVAGFGIMPNMIFYLMNGYHMEAATGSTILFTWSAFSKSLAVFGALLSDFYLGRFRVIAFGSFSSLLGITLLWLTAMIPWLKPPPCDQLNDNCNSATPAQLAVLFTSLGLISVGAGCIRPCSIAFGADQLDNKENPDNDTVLQSFFNWYYASIGVSTVIALTFIAYIQDHLGWKFGFGVPVILMVFSALMFVLGSSLYIRVKPGKNLLTGFVQVLVVAFKNRCLTLPTDSVGYYNHSSDPKFLAPTSELRCLNKACIIRDPNRDLNSDGSTSNPWSLCSVELVESVKSLLRVIPLWSTGIMILMSMEQTSFSTLQANTMDRHITPNFEIPAGTFSVFTIITLTIWLPVYDCLLVPILARYTGQLRGLSPKVRMGIGLVLSCMAMAVAAATEMIRRRIATKQGLEDQPAATVNMSALWLLPQYVLLGLAEAFNGIGQNEFYYSQFPKSMSSLAGALFTLGLALSSFAGSLLVNVVNSVTTKGGKESWLSSNLNKGHLDYYYGLIAVLGMINFIYFLVCCRLYGPCEDEKTKLSGEVEVDQFLYSALPSS